A region from the Indicator indicator isolate 239-I01 chromosome 4, UM_Iind_1.1, whole genome shotgun sequence genome encodes:
- the GMFB gene encoding glia maturation factor beta → MSESLVVCDVAEDLVEKLRKFRFRKETNNAAIIMKIDKDKQLVVLDEEHEGISPDELKDELPERQPRFIVYSYKYQHDDGRVSYPLCFIFSSPVGCKPEQQMMYAGSKNKLVQTAELTKVFEIRNTEDLTEEWLREKLGFFH, encoded by the exons ATG AGTGAATCTCTGGTGGTTTGTGATGTTGCTGAAGACTTGGTGGAGAAACTGAGAAAATTCCGGTTTCGCAAAGAAACCAACAATGCTGCCATTATAA TGAAAATCGACAAGGATAAGCAGTTGGTGGTGCTGGATGAGGAGCATGAG GGTATTTCTCCTGATGAGCTAAAAGATGAGCTGCCTGAAAGACAACCTCG ATTTATTGTGTATAGTTACAAGTATCAGCATGATGATGGAAGAGTTTCTTATCCCTTGTGCTTTATCTTCTCCAGTCCAGTTG GATGTAAACCAGAACAGCAGATGATGTATGCTGGAAGCAAGAATAAGCTTGTACAGACAGCTGAACTCACTAAG GTATTTGAAATAAGGAACACAGAAGACCTAACTGAAGAATGGCTGCGAGAGAAACTGGGCTTCTTCCATTGA